A genome region from Perca fluviatilis chromosome 20, GENO_Pfluv_1.0, whole genome shotgun sequence includes the following:
- the sash1b gene encoding SAM and SH3 domain-containing protein 1 isoform X2 — MERRDGKVEYAASQEHKDGSVGNLDDLAQEYSQYYGTSLSDVCERMEELRKRKVVQDAEMGTVDSVATSLQLRSQIQESLGLSSTTSTPETERRFPVHKSSSDDGSGGKWDGKRKSKSIWQSFRKSQKGVLRQISKGDDVGFVASEITMSDEERIQLMMMVKENMISIEEALARLKEFEVQNRQTCRSDPTEWTDPSSPTTNESFNCNLPCDLSDNEQEESVTFRRLHKLVNSTRKVKKKLIRIDELKRPGTDESLMTDGPPFEDASTSLYSGVQKKLAICPVDSLASALQEQLTYDRDSNSLTTSPSSSSLDTCSSQKIFRAFSKSSGSPIHQETSVAGEVREAGEGSGSSFSEMEGCNDEDPKIARSVTDGELRHRFLSPLSHHGRACSFGGFDLTNRSLHAFISNNDNPSNDGDGVRDPIKSPSTSRISLGKKVKSVRETMRKHISKRYHCSLSEQLSPERISSCPNSPQTDSDSLEKPKLKPGGSVESLRSSLSGQSSMSGQTVGTTDSSNSNRESVKSEDGEEDELPYRGPFCGRALVHTDFTPSPYDTDSLKLKSGDVIDVISKPPMGTWMGMLNGKVGTFKFIYVDVLNEEEVKPKKTRRRRKVRQPKPTSVEELLDRINLKEHLPTFLFNGYEDLDTFKLLEEEDLDELNIRDPQHRAVLLTAVELLQEYDGSSDPERGSQSGGSQEKLLLDRRGLAGDSPRDSGCYESSENLENGREKKTSSSMSRSSSGFESSHLPSPEYPALPQTLTISSNKTSLQSQPGCLPCISPPLRPKHSLSLRSPAKGHLPSGTIARSRSCMELRRNPAPDLLRRSFSLTVVHKEQERKLIDPKSWNLTPSVKIKTNPQNRCEVMFPSTQSSTASFNAVRSTFNTDTANVFAPKQAETTQITHLCPPPPVPAERSNHPLSTPSLPKPHPEPVLTETACMYNCTNHISSEDHTGRSVSANSEARRLKMQRNKKTSINSVNLGSPIKEKTPDAGY; from the exons GATGGCTCGGTGGGGAACCTTGATGACCTGGCTCAGGAGTATTCTCAGTATTACGGAACCTCCCTCAGTGACGTGTGTGAAAGGATGGAGGAGCTACGGAAACGTAAAGTAGTGCAAGATGCAGAGATG GGAACAGTTGACTCAGTGGCCACATCACTGCAGCTCCGCTCTCAGATCCAG GAATCCCTTGGACTCAGCAGTACCACGTCCACCCCAGAGACTGAGAGAAG GTTTCCTGTGCACAAATCTAGCTCTGATGATGGATCAGGAG GAAAATGGGATGGAAAGAGAAAGAGCAAGTCTATTTGGCAGAGTTTTCGAAAGTCACAGAAAGGAGTGTTGCGTCAGATTTCGAAAG GTGATGACGTTGGTTTTGTGGCCAGTGAAATCACCATGAGTGACGAAGAGCGTATCCagctgatgatgatggtgaaggAGAATATGATCTCTATAGAGGAAGCCCTGGCACGG TTGAAGGAGTTTGAAGTACAAAACAGACAGACGTGCAGGTCCGATCCCACAGAGTGGACCGATCCCTCCAGTCCCACCACAAATGAGTCATTCAACTGCAAC CTGCCTTGTGACCTGTCAGACAACGAACAAGAGGAATCTGTGACATTCAGGAGACTCCATAAACTGGTCAATTCAACCCGGAAGgtgaagaagaaactgatcAGAATTGACGAGTTGAAGAGGCCTGGAACAGATG AGAGCCTTATGACAGATGGTCCTCCTTTTGAAGATGCCAGCACCTCCCTGTACTCAGGTGTGCAGAAGAAACTTGCCATTTGCCCCGTGGACTCCCTGGCTTCGGCTCTGCAGGAACAGCTCACATACGACAGGGACTCCAATAGCCTGAccacctccccctcctccaGCAGCCTGGACACCTGCAGCAGCCAGAAGATCTTCCGGGCCTTCAGCAAGTCTAGTGGAAGCCCGATTCATCAGGAGACGAGTGTAGCGGGGGAGGTGAGGGAGGCAGGTGAAGGCAGTGGCTCTTCCTTTTCTGAGATGGAGGGTTGCAATGATGAGGATCCCAAAATCGCTCGCTCAGTGACTGATGGAGAGCTCCGTCACCGGTTCCTCAGCCCGCTCAGTCATCATGGG agAGCTTGTAGCTTTGGAGGATTTGACCTGACCAACCGCTCACTGCACGCCTTCATCTCTAACAACGATAACCCT AGTAACGACGGAGATGGTGTCAGAGATCCCATTAAATCTCCATCAACATCTCGTATCTCCCTGGGCAAAAAAGTCAAGtctgtgagagaaactatgagAAAACACATATCCAAGAGATAccactgttctctctctgaACAG TTAAGCCCAGAACGCATATCCAGCTGCCCTAACTCGCCTCAGACAGACTCTGACTCTTTGGAGAAACCCAAACTGAAGCCAGGAGGGTCTGTGGAAAGCCTGAGGAGTTCCCTCAGTGGACAGAGTTCCATGA GTGGTCAGACTGTGGGCACCACTGACTCctccaacagcaacagagagagtGTGAAGTCTGAGGACGGGGAGGAGGATGAGCTGCCCTACCGCGGACCCTTCTGTGGACGTGCTCTAGTTCACACGGACTTCACCCCCAGTCCCTACGACACAGACTCCCTCAAACTTAAG AGTGGAGACGTCATCGATGTGATTAGTAAGCCTCCGATGGGTACATGGATGGGGATGCTCAACGGTAAAGTCGGAACCTTCAAGTTCATTTATGTGGATGTCCTGAATGAAGAGGAGGTGAAGCCCAAAAAGACGCGCAGGAGGAGGAAGGTCCGGCAACCCAAACCCACCTCTGTAGAGGAGCTCCTTGATCGCATCAACCTCAAA GAGCATCTCCCCACCTTCCTTTTTAACGGCTATGAGGATCTGGACACATTCAAACTGCTAGAGGAGGAGGACCTGGACGAGCTGAACATCAGAGACCCCCAGCACAGAGCTGTGCTGCTCACCGCTGTGGAGCTGCTGCAGGAGTATGATG GAAGCAGCGACCCGGAGCGAGGCAGTCAGTCTGGAGGCTCACAGGAGAAGCTGCTCCTGGACAGGCGTGGACTCGCGGGAGACTCCCCGCGAGACTCCGGCTGCTACGAGAGTTCCGAGAACCTGGAGAACG gaagggaaaaaaagaccTCTTCATCCATGAGCAGGTCCTCCTCCGGTTTTGAGTCAAGCCACCTACCGTCCCCAGAGTACCCTGCCCTCCCCCAAACCCTGACCATCAGCTCTAATAAGACTTCACTCCAAAGTCAACCTGGATGCCTGCCATGTATCTCACCACCACTAAGGCCTAAGCACAGCTTAAGTCTCCGAAGCCCAGCAAAAGGTCATCTTCCCAGTGGAACCATTGCTAGGAGCCGGAGCTGCATGGAGCTAAGAAGAAACCCAGCACCAGATCTGCTGAGGCGGAGCTTCTCCCTGACTGTCGTCCAcaaagagcaggagagaaaaCTCATCGACCCTAAAAGCTGGAATTTAACCCCTAGCGTCAAGATAAAGACAAATCCTCAAAACCGTTGTGAGGTCATGTTTCCGTCCACCCAATCTTCAACCGCATCATTTAATGCTGTCCGCAGCACTTTCAACACAGACACTGCAAATGTGTTTGCCCCGAAACAAGCAGAAACGACACAAATCACACACCTCTGCCCGCCACCCCCAGTCCCAGCAGAAAGGTCAAATCATCCTTTATCTACACCTTCCTTACCAAAGCCCCACCCGGAGCCTGTACTAACAGAGACTGCCTGCATGTACAACTGCACAAACCACATCTCGTCAGAGGATCATACGGGTCGTTCAGTTTCAGCCAATTCTGAAGCCCGCCGGCTGAAAATGCAAAGAAACAAGAAGACATCCATAAACTCCGTAAATCTGGGTTCCCCGATAAAAGAAAAGACACCAGATGCAGGGTATTGA
- the sash1b gene encoding SAM and SH3 domain-containing protein 1 isoform X3, producing the protein MEELRKRKVVQDAEMGTVDSVATSLQLRSQIQESLGLSSTTSTPETERRFPVHKSSSDDGSGGKWDGKRKSKSIWQSFRKSQKGVLRQISKGDDVGFVASEITMSDEERIQLMMMVKENMISIEEALARLKEFEVQNRQTCRSDPTEWTDPSSPTTNESFNCNLPCDLSDNEQEESVTFRRLHKLVNSTRKVKKKLIRIDELKRPGTDESLMTDGPPFEDASTSLYSGVQKKLAICPVDSLASALQEQLTYDRDSNSLTTSPSSSSLDTCSSQKIFRAFSKSSGSPIHQETSVAGEVREAGEGSGSSFSEMEGCNDEDPKIARSVTDGELRHRFLSPLSHHGRACSFGGFDLTNRSLHAFISNNDNPSNDGDGVRDPIKSPSTSRISLGKKVKSVRETMRKHISKRYHCSLSEQLSPERISSCPNSPQTDSDSLEKPKLKPGGSVESLRSSLSGQSSMSGQTVGTTDSSNSNRESVKSEDGEEDELPYRGPFCGRALVHTDFTPSPYDTDSLKLKSGDVIDVISKPPMGTWMGMLNGKVGTFKFIYVDVLNEEEVKPKKTRRRRKVRQPKPTSVEELLDRINLKEHLPTFLFNGYEDLDTFKLLEEEDLDELNIRDPQHRAVLLTAVELLQEYDGSSDPERGSQSGGSQEKLLLDRRGLAGDSPRDSGCYESSENLENGREKKTSSSMSRSSSGFESSHLPSPEYPALPQTLTISSNKTSLQSQPGCLPCISPPLRPKHSLSLRSPAKGHLPSGTIARSRSCMELRRNPAPDLLRRSFSLTVVHKEQERKLIDPKSWNLTPSVKIKTNPQNRCEVMFPSTQSSTASFNAVRSTFNTDTANVFAPKQAETTQITHLCPPPPVPAERSNHPLSTPSLPKPHPEPVLTETACMYNCTNHISSEDHTGRSVSANSEARRLKMQRNKKTSINSVNLGSPIKEKTPDAGY; encoded by the exons ATGGAGGAGCTACGGAAACGTAAAGTAGTGCAAGATGCAGAGATG GGAACAGTTGACTCAGTGGCCACATCACTGCAGCTCCGCTCTCAGATCCAG GAATCCCTTGGACTCAGCAGTACCACGTCCACCCCAGAGACTGAGAGAAG GTTTCCTGTGCACAAATCTAGCTCTGATGATGGATCAGGAG GAAAATGGGATGGAAAGAGAAAGAGCAAGTCTATTTGGCAGAGTTTTCGAAAGTCACAGAAAGGAGTGTTGCGTCAGATTTCGAAAG GTGATGACGTTGGTTTTGTGGCCAGTGAAATCACCATGAGTGACGAAGAGCGTATCCagctgatgatgatggtgaaggAGAATATGATCTCTATAGAGGAAGCCCTGGCACGG TTGAAGGAGTTTGAAGTACAAAACAGACAGACGTGCAGGTCCGATCCCACAGAGTGGACCGATCCCTCCAGTCCCACCACAAATGAGTCATTCAACTGCAAC CTGCCTTGTGACCTGTCAGACAACGAACAAGAGGAATCTGTGACATTCAGGAGACTCCATAAACTGGTCAATTCAACCCGGAAGgtgaagaagaaactgatcAGAATTGACGAGTTGAAGAGGCCTGGAACAGATG AGAGCCTTATGACAGATGGTCCTCCTTTTGAAGATGCCAGCACCTCCCTGTACTCAGGTGTGCAGAAGAAACTTGCCATTTGCCCCGTGGACTCCCTGGCTTCGGCTCTGCAGGAACAGCTCACATACGACAGGGACTCCAATAGCCTGAccacctccccctcctccaGCAGCCTGGACACCTGCAGCAGCCAGAAGATCTTCCGGGCCTTCAGCAAGTCTAGTGGAAGCCCGATTCATCAGGAGACGAGTGTAGCGGGGGAGGTGAGGGAGGCAGGTGAAGGCAGTGGCTCTTCCTTTTCTGAGATGGAGGGTTGCAATGATGAGGATCCCAAAATCGCTCGCTCAGTGACTGATGGAGAGCTCCGTCACCGGTTCCTCAGCCCGCTCAGTCATCATGGG agAGCTTGTAGCTTTGGAGGATTTGACCTGACCAACCGCTCACTGCACGCCTTCATCTCTAACAACGATAACCCT AGTAACGACGGAGATGGTGTCAGAGATCCCATTAAATCTCCATCAACATCTCGTATCTCCCTGGGCAAAAAAGTCAAGtctgtgagagaaactatgagAAAACACATATCCAAGAGATAccactgttctctctctgaACAG TTAAGCCCAGAACGCATATCCAGCTGCCCTAACTCGCCTCAGACAGACTCTGACTCTTTGGAGAAACCCAAACTGAAGCCAGGAGGGTCTGTGGAAAGCCTGAGGAGTTCCCTCAGTGGACAGAGTTCCATGA GTGGTCAGACTGTGGGCACCACTGACTCctccaacagcaacagagagagtGTGAAGTCTGAGGACGGGGAGGAGGATGAGCTGCCCTACCGCGGACCCTTCTGTGGACGTGCTCTAGTTCACACGGACTTCACCCCCAGTCCCTACGACACAGACTCCCTCAAACTTAAG AGTGGAGACGTCATCGATGTGATTAGTAAGCCTCCGATGGGTACATGGATGGGGATGCTCAACGGTAAAGTCGGAACCTTCAAGTTCATTTATGTGGATGTCCTGAATGAAGAGGAGGTGAAGCCCAAAAAGACGCGCAGGAGGAGGAAGGTCCGGCAACCCAAACCCACCTCTGTAGAGGAGCTCCTTGATCGCATCAACCTCAAA GAGCATCTCCCCACCTTCCTTTTTAACGGCTATGAGGATCTGGACACATTCAAACTGCTAGAGGAGGAGGACCTGGACGAGCTGAACATCAGAGACCCCCAGCACAGAGCTGTGCTGCTCACCGCTGTGGAGCTGCTGCAGGAGTATGATG GAAGCAGCGACCCGGAGCGAGGCAGTCAGTCTGGAGGCTCACAGGAGAAGCTGCTCCTGGACAGGCGTGGACTCGCGGGAGACTCCCCGCGAGACTCCGGCTGCTACGAGAGTTCCGAGAACCTGGAGAACG gaagggaaaaaaagaccTCTTCATCCATGAGCAGGTCCTCCTCCGGTTTTGAGTCAAGCCACCTACCGTCCCCAGAGTACCCTGCCCTCCCCCAAACCCTGACCATCAGCTCTAATAAGACTTCACTCCAAAGTCAACCTGGATGCCTGCCATGTATCTCACCACCACTAAGGCCTAAGCACAGCTTAAGTCTCCGAAGCCCAGCAAAAGGTCATCTTCCCAGTGGAACCATTGCTAGGAGCCGGAGCTGCATGGAGCTAAGAAGAAACCCAGCACCAGATCTGCTGAGGCGGAGCTTCTCCCTGACTGTCGTCCAcaaagagcaggagagaaaaCTCATCGACCCTAAAAGCTGGAATTTAACCCCTAGCGTCAAGATAAAGACAAATCCTCAAAACCGTTGTGAGGTCATGTTTCCGTCCACCCAATCTTCAACCGCATCATTTAATGCTGTCCGCAGCACTTTCAACACAGACACTGCAAATGTGTTTGCCCCGAAACAAGCAGAAACGACACAAATCACACACCTCTGCCCGCCACCCCCAGTCCCAGCAGAAAGGTCAAATCATCCTTTATCTACACCTTCCTTACCAAAGCCCCACCCGGAGCCTGTACTAACAGAGACTGCCTGCATGTACAACTGCACAAACCACATCTCGTCAGAGGATCATACGGGTCGTTCAGTTTCAGCCAATTCTGAAGCCCGCCGGCTGAAAATGCAAAGAAACAAGAAGACATCCATAAACTCCGTAAATCTGGGTTCCCCGATAAAAGAAAAGACACCAGATGCAGGGTATTGA
- the sash1b gene encoding SAM and SH3 domain-containing protein 1 isoform X5: protein MRDSALLFPVHKSSSDDGSGGKWDGKRKSKSIWQSFRKSQKGVLRQISKGDDVGFVASEITMSDEERIQLMMMVKENMISIEEALARLKEFEVQNRQTCRSDPTEWTDPSSPTTNESFNCNLPCDLSDNEQEESVTFRRLHKLVNSTRKVKKKLIRIDELKRPGTDESLMTDGPPFEDASTSLYSGVQKKLAICPVDSLASALQEQLTYDRDSNSLTTSPSSSSLDTCSSQKIFRAFSKSSGSPIHQETSVAGEVREAGEGSGSSFSEMEGCNDEDPKIARSVTDGELRHRFLSPLSHHGRACSFGGFDLTNRSLHAFISNNDNPSNDGDGVRDPIKSPSTSRISLGKKVKSVRETMRKHISKRYHCSLSEQLSPERISSCPNSPQTDSDSLEKPKLKPGGSVESLRSSLSGQSSMSGQTVGTTDSSNSNRESVKSEDGEEDELPYRGPFCGRALVHTDFTPSPYDTDSLKLKSGDVIDVISKPPMGTWMGMLNGKVGTFKFIYVDVLNEEEVKPKKTRRRRKVRQPKPTSVEELLDRINLKEHLPTFLFNGYEDLDTFKLLEEEDLDELNIRDPQHRAVLLTAVELLQEYDGSSDPERGSQSGGSQEKLLLDRRGLAGDSPRDSGCYESSENLENGREKKTSSSMSRSSSGFESSHLPSPEYPALPQTLTISSNKTSLQSQPGCLPCISPPLRPKHSLSLRSPAKGHLPSGTIARSRSCMELRRNPAPDLLRRSFSLTVVHKEQERKLIDPKSWNLTPSVKIKTNPQNRCEVMFPSTQSSTASFNAVRSTFNTDTANVFAPKQAETTQITHLCPPPPVPAERSNHPLSTPSLPKPHPEPVLTETACMYNCTNHISSEDHTGRSVSANSEARRLKMQRNKKTSINSVNLGSPIKEKTPDAGY from the exons ATGAGGGATAGTGCGCTtct GTTTCCTGTGCACAAATCTAGCTCTGATGATGGATCAGGAG GAAAATGGGATGGAAAGAGAAAGAGCAAGTCTATTTGGCAGAGTTTTCGAAAGTCACAGAAAGGAGTGTTGCGTCAGATTTCGAAAG GTGATGACGTTGGTTTTGTGGCCAGTGAAATCACCATGAGTGACGAAGAGCGTATCCagctgatgatgatggtgaaggAGAATATGATCTCTATAGAGGAAGCCCTGGCACGG TTGAAGGAGTTTGAAGTACAAAACAGACAGACGTGCAGGTCCGATCCCACAGAGTGGACCGATCCCTCCAGTCCCACCACAAATGAGTCATTCAACTGCAAC CTGCCTTGTGACCTGTCAGACAACGAACAAGAGGAATCTGTGACATTCAGGAGACTCCATAAACTGGTCAATTCAACCCGGAAGgtgaagaagaaactgatcAGAATTGACGAGTTGAAGAGGCCTGGAACAGATG AGAGCCTTATGACAGATGGTCCTCCTTTTGAAGATGCCAGCACCTCCCTGTACTCAGGTGTGCAGAAGAAACTTGCCATTTGCCCCGTGGACTCCCTGGCTTCGGCTCTGCAGGAACAGCTCACATACGACAGGGACTCCAATAGCCTGAccacctccccctcctccaGCAGCCTGGACACCTGCAGCAGCCAGAAGATCTTCCGGGCCTTCAGCAAGTCTAGTGGAAGCCCGATTCATCAGGAGACGAGTGTAGCGGGGGAGGTGAGGGAGGCAGGTGAAGGCAGTGGCTCTTCCTTTTCTGAGATGGAGGGTTGCAATGATGAGGATCCCAAAATCGCTCGCTCAGTGACTGATGGAGAGCTCCGTCACCGGTTCCTCAGCCCGCTCAGTCATCATGGG agAGCTTGTAGCTTTGGAGGATTTGACCTGACCAACCGCTCACTGCACGCCTTCATCTCTAACAACGATAACCCT AGTAACGACGGAGATGGTGTCAGAGATCCCATTAAATCTCCATCAACATCTCGTATCTCCCTGGGCAAAAAAGTCAAGtctgtgagagaaactatgagAAAACACATATCCAAGAGATAccactgttctctctctgaACAG TTAAGCCCAGAACGCATATCCAGCTGCCCTAACTCGCCTCAGACAGACTCTGACTCTTTGGAGAAACCCAAACTGAAGCCAGGAGGGTCTGTGGAAAGCCTGAGGAGTTCCCTCAGTGGACAGAGTTCCATGA GTGGTCAGACTGTGGGCACCACTGACTCctccaacagcaacagagagagtGTGAAGTCTGAGGACGGGGAGGAGGATGAGCTGCCCTACCGCGGACCCTTCTGTGGACGTGCTCTAGTTCACACGGACTTCACCCCCAGTCCCTACGACACAGACTCCCTCAAACTTAAG AGTGGAGACGTCATCGATGTGATTAGTAAGCCTCCGATGGGTACATGGATGGGGATGCTCAACGGTAAAGTCGGAACCTTCAAGTTCATTTATGTGGATGTCCTGAATGAAGAGGAGGTGAAGCCCAAAAAGACGCGCAGGAGGAGGAAGGTCCGGCAACCCAAACCCACCTCTGTAGAGGAGCTCCTTGATCGCATCAACCTCAAA GAGCATCTCCCCACCTTCCTTTTTAACGGCTATGAGGATCTGGACACATTCAAACTGCTAGAGGAGGAGGACCTGGACGAGCTGAACATCAGAGACCCCCAGCACAGAGCTGTGCTGCTCACCGCTGTGGAGCTGCTGCAGGAGTATGATG GAAGCAGCGACCCGGAGCGAGGCAGTCAGTCTGGAGGCTCACAGGAGAAGCTGCTCCTGGACAGGCGTGGACTCGCGGGAGACTCCCCGCGAGACTCCGGCTGCTACGAGAGTTCCGAGAACCTGGAGAACG gaagggaaaaaaagaccTCTTCATCCATGAGCAGGTCCTCCTCCGGTTTTGAGTCAAGCCACCTACCGTCCCCAGAGTACCCTGCCCTCCCCCAAACCCTGACCATCAGCTCTAATAAGACTTCACTCCAAAGTCAACCTGGATGCCTGCCATGTATCTCACCACCACTAAGGCCTAAGCACAGCTTAAGTCTCCGAAGCCCAGCAAAAGGTCATCTTCCCAGTGGAACCATTGCTAGGAGCCGGAGCTGCATGGAGCTAAGAAGAAACCCAGCACCAGATCTGCTGAGGCGGAGCTTCTCCCTGACTGTCGTCCAcaaagagcaggagagaaaaCTCATCGACCCTAAAAGCTGGAATTTAACCCCTAGCGTCAAGATAAAGACAAATCCTCAAAACCGTTGTGAGGTCATGTTTCCGTCCACCCAATCTTCAACCGCATCATTTAATGCTGTCCGCAGCACTTTCAACACAGACACTGCAAATGTGTTTGCCCCGAAACAAGCAGAAACGACACAAATCACACACCTCTGCCCGCCACCCCCAGTCCCAGCAGAAAGGTCAAATCATCCTTTATCTACACCTTCCTTACCAAAGCCCCACCCGGAGCCTGTACTAACAGAGACTGCCTGCATGTACAACTGCACAAACCACATCTCGTCAGAGGATCATACGGGTCGTTCAGTTTCAGCCAATTCTGAAGCCCGCCGGCTGAAAATGCAAAGAAACAAGAAGACATCCATAAACTCCGTAAATCTGGGTTCCCCGATAAAAGAAAAGACACCAGATGCAGGGTATTGA